One region of Channa argus isolate prfri chromosome 20, Channa argus male v1.0, whole genome shotgun sequence genomic DNA includes:
- the LOC137106085 gene encoding leucine-rich repeat-containing protein 51-like — MFGAPVDLSFKNITYLSGAMLEEPQSGLRPLKTNSEKKYLSRSLRLNNNRIGDLKGLQYVLRHFLARPLNLGWLDLSFNKIRSIDPVLCELSELRVLYLHGNNICNLSEVDKLGELQHLHTITLHGNSIEDKGYRNHVISVLPHLKSIDFSAVTPEEQALANVWHHCVNHSKEHKGD, encoded by the exons ATGTTTGGTGCTCCAGTggatttatcatttaaaaacatcacgTATTTGTCAG GTGCCATGTTAGAGGAACCCCAAAGTGGCTTGCGACCTTTAAAGACCAACTCAGAAAAGAAATACCTTAGCCGCTCTTTGCGTCTAAATAACAACCGCATCGGTGACCTCAAAGGCCTCCAGTATGTGCTGAGACACTTCCTGGCACGTCCGCTGAACCTCGGCTGGTTGGACCTGTCCTTCAACAAGATACGATCCATAGACCCA GTTTTGTGTGAGCTGAGTGAACTGCGTGTGTTGTACTTACACGGCAACAATATCTGCAACTTGTCAGAGGTAGACAAACTGGGAGAGCTGCAGCATCTTCACACCATCACACTTCATGGAAATTCCATAGAAGACAAAGGCTACAG gaatcATGTGATTTCTGTTCTGCCTCATTTAAAGTCGATTGACTTCAGTGCCGTGACACCCGAAGAGCAGGCTTTGGCAAATGTTTGGCATCACTGTGTGAACCACAGCAAAGAGCACAAAGGAGACTAG